The DNA segment aatttagtatttttcttaaaaaattactatttttaattatttttacgaaTCCAGATATCTGCGGGTAATAGAATATCgggacggatatccgaaatcgGATATCCagaaaccacgaatccggatccggatattataTTCACGGATCCAACGGATCCGGATCCAGGTACCCCGAatttcccggatatccggatccgtcccaaGTCTAAATTGTAATAACTCTGTACGGTAAATTGAGAATATTTGTAAATGGTTAATTCACTCGTTTAGACATTTATGATCAGAAAAGTGGACTGAAAAAATTAAGATAGGATCAGAGAAGTGGGTGACCATTTATCTAGATCTTTGATACAACTTTGATTAGACAGGTTCTGTGactatcccctatatattatttgagaagcattacaacatttttttgtagccacatgtcatcactagaatgattcttagaatccttagagaaataggttggtccatctaaatatataataaattttttattaaactaaccataaataaattattgatgTGCTTTAttatttccataaataaaattacagaattacctaatatggctaaagtatatatgacaattaatgacttcgaataataaagatttgataaaaaaagtgtatgttatattatattcgtttaattttaaactattaaaataaattaaacaatcatagtaaccatttaataaaaattaaaaaaatttctttatatgttgtattttgaatttttaaaaacaagtataaattactaaaaccattaaaagtttcacattcaaatttgttatctatgttttaatttttttgtgatgacatgatacaaataattaaaaaatcatataaattgaaagtctcatttaataagtattaaaaataatatatatatataaaaatatatatgtatattaaattaaattaaatgtcatataagaaaataaataaatatcttaattttgaaattttcttttaacaactttttttgaaaaaatattgactaattaatttttaaaaatattataaattacataaattattaatcacacgatgaaaattttgttatcagtaatttaatttttttgctataacagatacaaatgattaaaaaaaacatgagcaaaaagcataatttaataaatattaatattaaaatatattatatatatgttactatcatttaaatttaattatataccatatcaaatagaaaaaaatattattttggattaataaaatttatttatatgttcgcaccaacttaattatataggtaatagttactgactttttaattatttaatatatatttattattttataatagattagaaacatataatatataaaataatttatatataacgtTCATTCcgtgcaaggcgcggatcttaacctagttctTATTATTACTGATGTTTACTTAATTGAATACTATTAAGAGTAATTGGTGCCAGTGCAACCAAATACACCTCTATCTAGTCATATAATTATGCATCAAGTAAATTATTTTGCATGACTTTATTGTCCCTGCAAGTTACATTATCTGCGTTGTGCAGCCTCCGTGTTGCATGCCAGATTGCTTATTTTCAACCATTGAATAATTCTATGGCTCGTACGTTTTCGAAAAGAAAACTATACAGTCCCATTTTTCCTTTTCGGTTTCAATTTTTAGCGTAAAAAACGCATTTATTCGCGTTTCCCCAACCACTATTTTCTATTCTTCTTTCCTTTCTCATTTTTCgtaaattaattttcacatgGTTTTTAACTTTGGATCTATCGATTCTTAGTTTTTGCAGAACCCTAAATCCCTAATTCCTCACTTCTACTTTCTTCTTACCCATTCAGATGGATGATTGAAATACCACTTCCGCCGAGATTGTGCGCTGTTGGTGAAGAGCTGTTGGGCAACCGTATTAACTCGTaccacaaaatcaaaatcaaaatcgcCGTTTGAATCTTTCTTACACTGTCTTTTTGTTCTTATTATTTTCTGCATTTgacaatttaaaatgatattacGAAGTTAGATTTGAACTAGTTTTTCTTATTCTAttgaatttatttgatttatttgattGGTGTCTGCCTAAAAAGATTTGGTTGGTTGTGTAAGAAAAAGTTGTGTTGAAGAGGAGCTTAATCAAAACAGATTTTGGTGAGCTTGAGATTATTAGTTTCAACACTCTCTTCCGATTAATTTCAGAATGTTCTTGATCTTCAGTTTTATCAGATATTTGGTGTTCTTGTGAGTTTATATGGTgtatgataaatttttttacatgataaatgatttgttatatgttttatcaGATATTTGGTTAAAGCAGAAAAGTATTATCAAATTCTAGAAGCTTCTGCTCCATTAactttattactatttttactTGGCAGACTTTTGATTGATAAAATCTTATGATTCTCCCGTGGCCGCTGAGAAAGAAAAACTAAAGTTGCAAACAAAATCTGGTGCGGGTTGggaatttaatattttgttggtTTAAAGATGGGTGTACGTCTATTATTTTGATGGTATACTAAACCAGTTTAATTAACTTCTGGTGGCCAGTATTTTCACCTGAAGGATTTAGTCTTCAGCTTCTCAAAACTTCAGGGAGATGGGCTGGATAAGTTTTAATGAAGCCCATCAAGTACAAATTAGCAGACAAAACCACGGACTAACTTGTTAGAAAGATAAAATACCAATGTTTCTGTTGATCAGGCAAAAGTATACGAGAACAAAATCACCGTTAGATGTATAACTTGTATACCAAAACtgttagaaaaagaaaatctaGCTAGAGTATCACTGGACGTTTTGAGAAGGAAATGCCATTAAGATTCCCCCATCTTTGAATTTGGagcatcttatatattaaaacaaaagtcacaactttgattcatgtgtgatattttaaaaatggacccTCACTAGAAATCAGTTATCATTCATTTATCACTAATAATATGgcttaataatatatcattcctAATATAACATCAACTCCTATAAACCGGATTGGTTAACAAACCCATATTTAATTCcttaataaattatacatagTGGTAATGTAAACAATCGTATACTTGCAAATACTGACCTGATTTAACTAATTTAACCAATGTATATATAGTGGTTGTATAGACATAAACCATTTTGTTCATAGACTAATACATTTTCGTACTGTTCGAGAGTTCTGGTATGTTAATATACATGACGTTCATGTATTAAACAAAACCAACTCGTATCAACGACATTTGTAGACAGACCATACAGCCGGTTCGTCGTTAACAACTCGAACATTTCACCTAAAATGGTCCATAAAATCTCTGTTTTAGATTGTCGTAGTCACTTACACATTATTTATACATGTTCAAGTGATGATTCGAGTTTGATTATTTGAACCTGTTCACCTGAAAAGAACCATCAAACCGGTCTTATCATATCAACATCGAGCATTTAAACCCATATATGATGTCCTTCTATTTTATCAAATCATCGTTTATCTTTAAAACCAATATAATAAGAATTTTCAAAACCAAGATTCTGTTgcaacaataatatatatatatatatatatatatatatatatatatatatatatatatatatatatatatttcttatatcgAAACAACTAATTTACATAGTATCATATTACTTGAACGTTTTAAAAAGGATATTCTAAACATAATGATAGAATTATAACTTGCTGTCAACTCCTCATGTGTGTTGCCTAAATTTTTGCTATGAAATATCGAAACAACTAAGAACAAATATgatctaattaataataataacaattaacatttattatgaaaataaaataatgttagaATTTCACCatgcaaataataaaatcaaatcaaatattaaaatcctaacactattttcataataagtgttattattattaattatgttatacattatacatgtatcaatatttatatagatgttgtgttaacaaacatatattgacaaatatataatatttttaatatatataagattgtAGTGATGAATTTTTCTTGcgtaatttttttcatttggaccattctttaaaattttatcaaattttacatgaattaattataatatttatatttttaattgaataataataaatattttttaagaaagttctataaaatctttttaatatattttcggaatcaatttaaattttatatccaaaagtaattaattttaattttagttatcataaactataattagaaattaaaatttattttagttgtgatatatatatatgaaaatgtaaaattatataaagtattataattatatattcactgATAATAACAATCTAAActgattaattttcaaaaataaaatttacaaagattttgttagaaatagtcatttctatttcaatttaaaaaaaagatattttatccAACTTAGTATATTTATCAAATAGGATATTTACTACAGACATATTTTGAAGTCCAATGTAttatagtttttctttaaaagaaattCTTTACAGTatctcaaaaaatatttttttctactaTATAGatctattttaatttgatttcatataaatttaaaataaaaaagtatgtaaagtaatatatattgttacataataaagtttccaaaataatttttgttacaaaattacaaaatttatagtaataatatataagcCACGTACGTAAACATAACTATTATagtattacataatatataacactagatTACGTTAAGTTATTggtaaattttgttatataaactaaaacattttattatataaatataagaacccgcacgcacggttgtgcggatcaagatctagtttgGTCTTAAACAGCATGTATGTTCGGTGAATAAGTTAAACAAAAGCAAACATGACATGGGCTATCTTATGGAACCGTTTTTCAATGTAGAGAGTGGAGAGAAAGAAGATGTGTAACAGGTCGGAATGATACTACTTGAGATCATCACATGAAAAAGTAGCAGCTGCAGCCTGCAGAAATGGAAAGTTTAAAGCTTCAGGTCTGTTCTGTTTCAGTCAGAACCTTTTTCATCTTTGTTAATCCCACATAGctcacagtttttttttgttttgttttgcagcTGGAGGATTGCTTTCAGGTCAGATGAAGCAGCAGTACTGTTAGATCATATGCTTACGTGGGCCGCGAGGAGGACAGTAGAGTTTGCCTTTAACTGCTGTCTATGTGTGGATCAGGCAAGAGACCAATTAAACACAGTCGTAAGGAATCTACAATACACATAGTGGGAATCATGAAGCATCCGCGAGGccaatataaaaatgaaaaaatccTCTAGAGAATGTAGCTAACAGAGAGATAAAACTGTAGAAACAAATGGACAATGATGTAAGACATGAAGTCAAGATATGAACTAACAAGTCAATATGTAACTTTCAGTTTCATTAAAAGTGAATAATTGGAATGAGCAGAACAAAATATGACgttttatattaaaagttaCAGAGAAAAGTATCGAATGAAAATTAAAACCCTAGGGCTTGTAAGAGAACTTGTACTACACGTTACAAACTTCCCAACTTATATCTCGTACGGAACTCTCCTGCACAGAGGACACGAGTTTTGCCGACGTAGCCACTCAAAGAGACAATCTTGATGAAAAACATGCAAACACTGAGGCAGTTCAATGATGTTCTCACGAGTCTTGGACAAGTCATCAATACAAATGGAACACTGAGTCTCGTTTTTCAAAACCAAATCTCTGGACTCCATTCTCTGTTCTTCAGACAGCCTCTGAAAAACTTGACTCGAAGCACCTCTCGACCAGGACGGAGGAGTGTGAAGAAAATCAGGCGGCGGCAGTGGGGGCATAAGCGTCCTCTCTCTGATCAGTTTGACATTGACCGATACGAAAAcagattgttgttgttgaagagaagaatcaaaagCAAATTGCTGATTGATATCAAGAGCGATTTTTCTGCCCAAGTATGGAGACTCAGGAACATGTTCGTCACGAAGGAGCCCAGCGAGCTGACGTGGCCTGAAGCCGCGGCCACGTGGCCTCAAGCGGATGCGACGTGATCCTAAAACAGTTACCGCTCCAGTTTCGTGTCGGATCAATTCGTCTAGATTAATTTGGACTGTGTTGGTAACCCACATCAAGTGTCTCGGTAGGTTAGACACCCTCGTGTAGACTTCAGCTCTATGAATTTCGATTTCCATGATGGCCGCACAAGAAGAAGCAGAGAAaatgaaaacaagaataaaccGAAGATGATTTGAAACGGGATTGCTGCGAAAGAAATAAGAAGAATTTGATTGAAAGTAAACCCTAAATTTGAGATACGAAGACGATGAAGATTGTTGTTGATGTCTGTAAAGAGAGAGTCTGAGTTAGAGTGGTTTATATAGAAAGAATGTGGCGTTGTGAAGCTTAATGCAGTTTTTCAATGTTTCCTTTTCCAAAACTGGATTATTGGATTTTACTGTTTTGCCATCgataaatttcctttttttttttctaatttgatCATTTAATGATGATCCTTTTtggttatttccttttttagttaaaatctgAGCGTTAGAAAAAACAAGGAGAAGATGAGAGAGGGCTCCCGCAAATATTCGTTACTTGCCATATACCCGCTACTTGATCTGTATTCGCCTCGTTTTTTCAAGTACTCGTTGTTGCCAAGTCAAGTATCAAGTCGTTGAGTTTTGCAAGTACAAGGCAAGTAATAagtatcacaaaaaaagttataactcGCCTTGATATTACTTGTTACTTGTTTTACAACTGAAAAATTGATAACTTAACCATAAAAACCAAAGCcctaaacaaatatttatttgttgtaCGAAGTAAACAATACTTTCTTATCGAAttccatcttttttttatattaggtgtaaatattttatttaccaagtcaattaaataaaacaaacattCATAACCTTCTCTCGTAAAATATTATCTATCAAGTAATTTttagaaacttaaaaatatatccaagtaattaataaatacttgTAAGTAGCAAATAATCGGATAAGGCTAAGGCAAGTAACTTGCAAGTAACATATTTTTGGACAAGTATTCGAAATAACAAGTACTCATTTCCGATAAGTCAAGTACAAGTCCAAAAATTCATTACTCGTTCAAAGTAAGCCAAGTATCAAGTATACGTAAAAAAGCAAGTACCCGCCTTGCGCCCACCCCTAATGAGAAATATCAAGGAGCTGATCTGAAGAAAGCTTGGCCAGCCTTCAGATATTTTAGTGCGGTAACAAAGCCTAAAGCTTGGCCAGCCTTCAGATATCAAGGAGCTGAGCTGAAGAAAGCTTTGGTGAATTTTCAGGAGTGGTCTATTGTGGTCGTTTTGTCGGGAGCTAATAGATTTGCTCAAGCGATCGCAAAGAATGTGACAAGGGAGAAGAGGTTCCAATATTATGTGGCGATGGGTAACCCCCAATTGTTGAAGGAACTTTTTCGATTCTGATTTGCAATGGATGGGCTGATCTGTTCAGAGGTTTTTGTCTTGATACTGGATTTTGAGGGTGGAGCTTCATGCTTCGTGCCCGCGggaggtttttttttaatttaaatgcgTATTACTTTGGCTGTCATGTTTGGGTTTTAGACAGTTCAATTTTTCTACTATTAAAGTTATgcaagagttaaaaaaaaagagagatatgtttttcatttatactttttttttgttgtgaaatagtttttattttggtggttatttcaaaaaataaaaggtTGCTGAAGTTACTGGTtgaagtctctctctctctctctctctctctctctctctctctctctctctctctctctctctcttgttatAACATGAGGACACTGAGTAGTGAGTagtaagagagagagatcgtataactaaataaaagttGTGTAACCGAGTTTCATAGTGTAAATTTAAGCATTGAAAGTGTCTTTGCTGTATGTACTCACGAAAACCGAAGAATTCGTAAATTGATAAATGCATGTTAGATTTATCTAGGCGTGGGCAAACTAGCCATAATCAAAAGAATGAACCAAG comes from the Brassica napus cultivar Da-Ae chromosome A7, Da-Ae, whole genome shotgun sequence genome and includes:
- the LOC106360332 gene encoding probable E3 ubiquitin-protein ligase RHA4A, with the translated sequence MEIEIHRAEVYTRVSNLPRHLMWVTNTVQINLDELIRHETGAVTVLGSRRIRLRPRGRGFRPRQLAGLLRDEHVPESPYLGRKIALDINQQFAFDSSLQQQQSVFVSVNVKLIRERTLMPPLPPPDFLHTPPSWSRGASSQVFQRLSEEQRMESRDLVLKNETQCSICIDDLSKTRENIIELPQCLHVFHQDCLFEWLRRQNSCPLCRRVPYEI